Proteins encoded by one window of Cloeon dipterum chromosome 2, ieCloDipt1.1, whole genome shotgun sequence:
- the LOC135936134 gene encoding peroxisomal membrane protein 11C-like — translation MMTRVLSEMLSSSSGRDKIVRTISYASLCLSGLGSEDRSWVKKLEIVSTQLNQFRTVSRLFDDLAMLKYSISYGLGREEKDKILRILGIMSNIVDQLYYPLEHIAWASDNKLISLKSGSDSWWLASTVCWCISLYLQLLRSLRLFSNAQKALKNCQGDAQRAAALRANQRSYLLIATQVTLDLGHAVHWLPEGFLWGGKVSTWKRGVLGTLSSLIGIYMAVKLLSKNKQCD, via the exons ATGATGACCAGAGTTTTGAGCGAAATGCTTTCCAGCAGCAGTGGACGGGACAAAATCGTCCGGACAATCAGCTATGCGTCGTTGTGCTTGTCCGGACTCGGCTCGGAAGATCGGTCATGGGTCAAAAAGTTGGAAATCGTGAGCACGCAGCTAAATCAGTTTAGAACAGTCTCGCGGCTCTTCGATGACTTGGCCATGCTCAAGTATAGCATCAGCTACGGCCTTGGACGTGAG gaaaaagataaaatactGAGGATTTTAGGGATCATGTCTAATATTGTGGACCAGCTGTATTACCCTTTGGAACACATAGCATGGGCCTCTGATAACAAGCTGATAAGTCTGAAAAGTGGCAGTGACTCTTGGTGGTTGGCAAGCACAGTATGCTGGTGCATATCTTTATACCTGCAGTTGCTGAG GTCCCTTCGACTGTTTTCTAATGCCCAGAAGGCTCTGAAAAACTGCCAGGGTGACGCCCAAAG gGCAGCGGCTTTGAGAGCAAACCAGCGTAGCTACCTTTTAATAGCGACGCAGGTGACCCTGGACCTGGGCCACGCCGTACACTGGCTGCCTGAAGGGTTTTTGTGGGGTGGAAAGGTGAGCACTTGGAAGAGGGGAGTTCTCGGCACCCTGAGCTCACTCATCGGAATTTACATGGCTGTGAAACTGCTGAGTAAAAATAAGCAGTGTGATTAA
- the Droj2 gene encoding dnaJ homolog subfamily A member 4: MVKETGFYDILCVKPTATADELKKAYRKLALKYHPDKNPDEGEKFKQISQAYEVLSNPEKRRVYDEGGEQALKEGGTGGSSSAMDIFDMFFGGPFGGGGGGGRSRDRRGKNVIHQLSVSLEELYKGAVRKLVLQKNVICDKCEGRGGKKGAVEVCNNCHGKGIEVHIQQLRPGMVQQIQSVCRECQGQGERIPAKDRCKNCGGRKVTRDRKVLEVHVDKGRCDGEKIVFSREGDQEPGLEPGDIIIVLDEKEHPTYKRSGNDLILRMELELVEALCGFKKTIKTLDDRELVISTIPGEVIKHGDIKYVENEGMPQYKNPFEKGRLLIQFFVTFPTKIPIDKIPGLESCLPPAQEALIPDLAEEVILQDLDPKAEARSQRERAHGPAYEEDEDGFGMGSGPGRVQCATQ; this comes from the exons ATGGTGAAGGAAACCGGATTCTATGACATTCTGTGCGTGAAGCCCACCGCCACTGCGGATGAGCTTAAGAAGGCCTATAGAAAACTCGCCCTGAAGTATCACCCGGACAAAAATCCCGATGAAGGAGAGAAG TTCAAGCAAATATCACAAGCCTACGAGGTTTTATCGAATCCGGAAAAGCGTCGCGTTTATGACGAAGGCGGCGAGCAGGCCCTGAAGGAAGGCGGCACCGGAGGCTCATCCTCTGCCATGGACATCTTCGACATGTTCTTCGGCGGTCCCTTCGgaggtggcggcggtggcggcaggtCCCGCGACCGCAGAGGCAAGAATGTCATCCACCAGCTGAGCGTGTCCCTGGAGGAGCTGTACAAGGGCGCCGTGCGGAAGCTTGTGCTGCAGAAGAACGTCATCTGCGACAAGTGCGAGGGCAGAGGCGGCAAGAAGGGCGCCGTAGAGGTCTGCAACAACTGCCACGGCAAGGGCATCGAGGTGCACATCCAGCAGCTGCGACCTGGCATGGTGCAGCAGATCCAGTCCGTCTGCAGGGAGTGCCAGGGCCAGGGCGAGCGCATTCCGGCCAAGGACCGATGCAAGAACTGCGGAGGAAGAaag GTCACTAGGGATCGTAAGGTGCTTGAAGTTCATGTCGACAAAGGCAGATGCGACGGCGAGAAGATTGTGTTTAGCCGCGAAGGCGATCAGGAACCTGGTCTTGAGCCTGGCGACATCATTATTGTCCTCGACGAAAAGGAACATCCTACTTACAA GCGGTCTGGTAACGACCTCATCCTGCGTATGGAGCTTGAGCTGGTCGAAGCCCTGTGCGGATTCAAGAAAACCATCAAGACTCTAGATGATCGTGAACTTGTGATCTCCACCATTCCTGGCGAAGTCATCAAGCACGGTGACATCAAGTACGTTGAAAACGAGGGAATGCCGCAGTATAAGAACCCGTTCGAGAAGGGGCGTCTGCTCATCCAATTCTTCGTCACCTTCCCAACCAAGATTCCAATTGACAAGATTCCTGGACTGGAAAGCTGCCTTCCTCCTGC ACAAGAGGCATTAATCCCTGACTTAGCGGAAGAAGTGATTCTGCAAGATTTGGACCCAAAGGCTGAGGCGCGTAGTCAGCGAGAGCGTGCGCACGGACCAGCTTACGAGGAAGACGAGGACGGTTTCGGCATGGGCTCAGGCCCCGGCCGGGTGCAGTGCGCCACTCAGTAG